tgtctgtcaCAGTTTGATAGCTGATTTCTTCAATATTTAATGTCTACAATGAAGAATCATCCCTACAGATGACCAAGACAATTGCATGTTCCTGACCTCAAGATAGGAAGGGGAACTTTCAGTCTTTACTGAGGCAGAAACCAACTGCACACCATAATTAACACAATTACGTAACTTTCCCACCAGGCTGTTTGTGAAGGAGTGATCTGGATAGTCAGTGCTGTAATTGTTACAATGTTCATGTTATTTGTCTAAAAAACCTCAACATTTCAGTAGCATTGTTTTGAATTAATCCCTCCAGTGTCTAACAGACAATAGTCAGTCTTTATGGcagcttgtgtgtgttggtggagGCCAAAGTTTGAATTGGACCCAGAAGTTAGATGTTTAATGATTTAATAATGCTCAACTGAGCAGATTGCACACAGCAGATTGAGCTTCTTTTTGTACAAACACTTCTGGGAGGCAGAGATGCTCACAGAACAGATTTAATATTCACCAAACTCAGTTTTGATGGGCAAAGCTGGGGACTACAGTTTATGATGTCACTAACTGGCTAATATGAATGTCAAAGAAGTCAAGCTGATCTTAAAATAATGGTACCATGATTAAGTCATTCATTCAACATATATATGCTATTAGGATTAGTCTAATGAAGGTCAGCAAGATAGCATGCccatttttaaaacatgtatttttacaCCAATTTAATGAGTCATATTTTAATGTCAACAGTAATCTGATTGATTAATCTGCTTTGGCTCGGCTTCCCTCACCTGTTACAGTAGGCTGAACTACATGGAAAATCCACACTGTAATTTCTGTAACACCACCTGTGAACTGCAGTGTGCTTTATTGGTATTCTGACAACATAGAACAGAGGTGAAGTGGAACTCATTACATCAGGGATCAAAGCATGTGCTGGACATGAACCATCAGAAGAACCAGATCTGATGACTGCTAACAAAAGCAAAGCAGATGACAAATGGACCACCAGTCTGGATTCTGTAGTTTAGCAAATGTTTATTGAGTGACATATTAGTCCTTCTTGGCGGCAGCTTTCCTCATGGCAGCCAGCACGTTGCTcagctcctctctctttctcttggcGCGAATGTGAGTGCCAATctgtggaggaaacacagcaacattagACTGATCCAACACTGCTAAACCCCACTACTCACAGGACAGATTCAGAGTGAGGCTGCACCCTTTCGTCTTATACAGTGCAGCGAGCTGGTGCCTCACTGCTTCTGTACGGGCCTGATCAAATATACATACTGTGCATTAGATTTGTAAAGCTGTGTGTTAATGTTGTGATATTAAGATCAATCACTGAACATCTGTTTAACTCCAACAGAGAAGAAATTGATGGGAAAATGCTGCTGTGGCTGTTCAGTGGGTGTCATGCTCCTTAAAGTATCCTGACATAACAAATGCAAACTCACCCTCTTCTTGATAAACTTGAGGGCTCTCTTGTCCTTAGACACCTTCAGCAGCTCCATGGCTCGCCTCTCATATGGAGCGAAACCGCACACTTCGCGGATCATGTCGCGAACAAACTTGCTGTGTTTGGTGAGACgctgcagaggaaacacaagGTGTACAAAGACAACGCTTTTAAACATGATCTGCTTTATCTGAA
This sequence is a window from Epinephelus lanceolatus isolate andai-2023 chromosome 6, ASM4190304v1, whole genome shotgun sequence. Protein-coding genes within it:
- the rpl36 gene encoding large ribosomal subunit protein eL36 is translated as MAIRYPMAVGLNKGHPVTKNVTAPKHSRRRGRLTKHSKFVRDMIREVCGFAPYERRAMELLKVSKDKRALKFIKKRIGTHIRAKRKREELSNVLAAMRKAAAKKD